The following coding sequences lie in one Niabella agricola genomic window:
- a CDS encoding gluconokinase, translated as MFHKKGNSIVIMGVSGSGKTTVGKAVAAEYGCRFVDGDDLHPPANISKMHAGIPLTDADRWGWLQRINQEMHTLNTAGISVVVACSALKRKYRELLRQHGLSLLFLYLKGNLNQVDALLEKREGHFMPAGLLKSQFETLEEPAGEETDCIAIPITDLREELEQILAVLRQHGFS; from the coding sequence ATGTTTCATAAAAAGGGCAACAGCATTGTCATTATGGGCGTATCCGGCAGCGGTAAAACCACCGTTGGAAAAGCGGTTGCTGCGGAATATGGTTGCCGTTTTGTGGATGGGGATGATCTGCATCCGCCTGCTAATATATCGAAAATGCACGCCGGCATTCCTTTGACGGATGCCGATCGCTGGGGATGGCTGCAACGCATCAACCAGGAAATGCATACGCTGAATACCGCAGGGATTTCTGTGGTTGTAGCTTGCTCCGCGCTCAAAAGGAAATATCGGGAACTGTTGCGGCAGCATGGTCTGTCGCTTTTATTCCTGTACCTGAAAGGCAATTTGAACCAGGTAGATGCGCTACTGGAAAAACGAGAGGGGCATTTTATGCCGGCCGGATTACTCAAAAGCCAGTTCGAAACGCTGGAGGAACCTGCAGGGGAGGAGACTGATTGTATTGCAATACCGATTACAGATCTTCGGGAAGAACTGGAACAAATTCTTGCCGTGTTAAGGCAGCATGGATTTTCCTGA
- a CDS encoding outer membrane beta-barrel protein, which translates to MKLVRSAVFTILMIVWAVCVQAQNRSVSVTALGLPLKTVLGQLQEQSGYTIIYSDEVVLDSMTASVDAQRQPMSAVLNRILSPHGLFYTNRTGQLIVIGSTRLRDQIRDGQQPERELEGWVSDADEKPVPYASVTIMEQGRMLSGTAGENNGRFRILYAFEPGKRYSLQVSSVGYKTGLFTIVFSDTLKLQPLVLEKDKSTLNVVTVAAFRPLVERRADRFIVNVEGTPLADGNNALEVLQKAPGIWVDPDGAIKIQGNGSVTVMINDVVQRMSGSDLAEFLRTIRSENIKKIEVIANPPAEYEASGTGGIVHIILKKARDEGFTGQLTAVYKQQKGKPYLSAGISAQYKVRRFYFFGNGSLSKEEQVYYARTINSYKDNSTYDGITDRINNNRQFSYQGGVVYDISGKQSLSFQGGITGVDLLRNFKTGITLKDSTGKTVAGNSVTDWRRTPRLLTGTLNYSYKLDTLGSVFKILGDYMKGKKTENMQVASAYTDPLKDTLYRNRYPSNTAIYSGQADYLHYLTKVTRLQTGLKYVATERDNTITTEQMVNDVWVVNKNASNQFIYDENLLMGYAAMETSIKQTSVKLGLRAEETYMKGNNITSGQQFSRKYLNLFPSVFLLQQLNDQPVPASLSFSYSRRIRRPQFGDLNPFRLRIGDYSVMVGNPDLLPEYSDNYRLGYNFWKGYTLTLQYQRTNNIIAEFANPQEDGVIEYQTRNFKYRTSYGASLYAPVKITKWWTANVYSGLFYTAYVINDIQFAQTAFTLNTYQTFTLKRNFDAALATVYNSPYVVGNTRNATMFITDCSFGKKFFDNKLRLRLNFTDVFNTFREKSQTTYNGVKIDFYQKRPTRTIGISVNYLLNAGKKIKDKKIELSAEEEKSRI; encoded by the coding sequence ATGAAGCTGGTAAGAAGCGCGGTATTTACTATTTTAATGATTGTATGGGCCGTATGTGTACAGGCACAGAACCGGAGCGTTTCTGTTACTGCACTGGGTCTACCGCTCAAAACGGTGCTGGGTCAGCTTCAGGAGCAGAGCGGCTATACCATTATTTACAGCGATGAGGTAGTGCTGGACTCAATGACCGCTTCGGTGGATGCCCAACGGCAACCCATGTCTGCCGTCTTAAACCGGATCTTATCGCCGCATGGGCTGTTTTATACAAATAGAACCGGCCAACTGATTGTGATCGGAAGTACAAGGCTGCGCGATCAAATACGGGATGGGCAGCAACCGGAACGGGAACTGGAAGGTTGGGTAAGTGACGCAGACGAAAAGCCGGTGCCGTATGCGTCGGTTACAATAATGGAGCAGGGACGCATGTTGTCTGGTACAGCAGGCGAAAACAATGGCCGGTTCCGGATCCTGTATGCGTTTGAACCGGGGAAGCGATACAGTTTGCAGGTGTCGTCCGTTGGCTACAAAACGGGACTTTTTACCATTGTCTTTTCTGATACGCTAAAACTGCAACCCCTGGTCCTGGAAAAAGATAAAAGCACGCTGAATGTGGTAACAGTGGCAGCTTTCAGGCCCCTTGTTGAAAGAAGAGCAGACCGTTTTATTGTAAACGTGGAGGGCACGCCGCTGGCCGATGGCAACAACGCTTTGGAGGTATTGCAAAAGGCACCCGGAATTTGGGTGGATCCGGATGGGGCGATCAAAATCCAGGGGAACGGGTCGGTTACGGTGATGATCAATGATGTGGTGCAACGGATGTCTGGCTCCGACCTGGCCGAGTTTCTTCGCACCATTCGCTCGGAGAACATTAAAAAGATCGAGGTTATTGCCAACCCGCCGGCGGAATACGAGGCATCCGGAACCGGCGGAATCGTACATATTATTTTGAAAAAGGCCCGGGACGAGGGTTTTACAGGGCAGCTTACTGCCGTGTATAAACAGCAGAAAGGAAAGCCTTACCTTTCTGCCGGTATTTCGGCGCAGTATAAGGTAAGGCGTTTTTATTTTTTTGGCAACGGATCCTTATCGAAAGAGGAGCAGGTGTACTATGCCCGCACGATCAACAGCTATAAAGATAACAGTACCTATGATGGGATCACAGACAGGATCAATAATAACCGCCAATTCAGCTACCAGGGAGGTGTCGTATATGATATTTCCGGTAAACAATCCTTAAGTTTCCAGGGTGGAATAACCGGAGTGGATCTTTTAAGGAACTTTAAAACGGGAATTACGTTAAAAGACAGCACCGGCAAGACGGTTGCCGGGAACTCGGTTACAGACTGGCGTCGCACACCCCGCCTGTTAACAGGTACGCTTAACTATAGTTATAAGCTGGACACCCTGGGTTCGGTGTTTAAAATCCTGGGAGATTATATGAAGGGAAAAAAAACAGAGAACATGCAGGTGGCCTCCGCGTATACAGACCCGCTGAAGGATACCCTTTACCGGAATCGTTATCCGAGCAATACCGCCATCTACAGTGGTCAGGCAGATTATTTACACTATCTTACCAAGGTTACCAGGTTACAGACAGGATTAAAATATGTGGCAACTGAAAGGGATAATACCATCACCACCGAGCAGATGGTGAACGATGTCTGGGTTGTTAATAAAAATGCCAGCAATCAGTTTATTTATGATGAAAACCTGCTGATGGGCTATGCGGCGATGGAGACTTCCATAAAACAAACCAGTGTTAAATTAGGGCTGCGGGCGGAAGAAACATATATGAAGGGAAACAATATTACTTCCGGACAACAGTTTTCCCGGAAATATCTGAACCTGTTTCCTTCGGTGTTTTTATTGCAGCAACTCAACGATCAGCCGGTTCCTGCCTCGCTGTCGTTCAGCTATAGCCGGAGAATTCGCCGGCCGCAGTTCGGAGATCTGAATCCCTTCCGGTTACGTATTGGTGATTATTCCGTTATGGTGGGCAACCCGGATCTGTTGCCGGAATATTCGGATAATTACCGGCTGGGATATAACTTCTGGAAGGGGTATACCTTAACCCTGCAATACCAGCGTACGAATAATATCATTGCAGAGTTTGCCAATCCCCAGGAAGATGGAGTGATTGAATATCAGACAAGAAATTTCAAATATCGTACATCTTATGGCGCGTCGTTATATGCACCGGTAAAGATTACAAAATGGTGGACGGCCAACGTCTATAGCGGGCTTTTTTATACAGCCTACGTCATCAATGATATCCAATTCGCCCAAACGGCCTTTACCCTGAATACCTACCAAACCTTTACGCTGAAACGGAATTTTGATGCCGCTCTCGCCACCGTTTATAATTCCCCGTATGTGGTAGGGAACACCAGGAATGCAACAATGTTTATTACAGATTGCTCATTTGGAAAAAAGTTTTTTGACAACAAACTGCGTTTAAGGTTAAACTTTACGGATGTGTTCAATACGTTCAGGGAAAAATCGCAAACCACATACAATGGAGTTAAGATCGATTTTTATCAGAAGCGACCGACCCGGACGATAGGTATTTCGGTAAACTACCTCCTGAATGCGGGCAAAAAGATCAAGGATAAAAAAATAGAACTAAGTGCGGAGGAAGAAAAAAGCCGGATATAA
- a CDS encoding FecR domain-containing protein yields MNREKFLALLSKKMRNELSPGEEQVFEKCIREHNEYRQLNNAIGTAVPPVAASRPDIEARLSAIWKRIEGDDVLRTVPATRRSFRWKSWLKIAAVLLLVGGMIVFARYFNQSSKGEQMLVLHTTNEKLYATLPDGTQITLNTHSILEYNTGFGNEKRKIVLQGEAFFDVTENKNIPLQVLAGPLLVEVKGTAFNVNAYRNSPEVSVVLLRGAVEVSRRGDRSDKVLLKPNQWLLAPNTTAGAIQFRIDSVGPQWVQQLHWMEDSLVFRKEQLQHIVLRLEKKYRVSIEIKTEALKEKRFSGMFVHESLAEGLDALKMAYPFQYKIEDKKVTIR; encoded by the coding sequence ATGAACAGGGAAAAATTTTTAGCCTTGTTGTCAAAGAAGATGAGAAATGAGCTTTCACCGGGAGAGGAACAGGTGTTTGAAAAGTGTATAAGGGAGCACAACGAATACAGGCAACTAAATAATGCGATCGGAACGGCCGTTCCTCCTGTAGCGGCATCCCGGCCGGATATAGAGGCAAGACTTTCAGCAATCTGGAAGCGGATAGAGGGGGACGATGTATTAAGAACCGTTCCGGCGACAAGACGCAGCTTCCGTTGGAAAAGCTGGCTAAAAATAGCGGCTGTTTTATTACTGGTAGGAGGTATGATTGTTTTTGCACGCTACTTTAATCAATCATCAAAAGGAGAACAGATGCTGGTCCTTCATACAACGAATGAAAAATTATATGCGACGCTTCCGGACGGAACGCAGATCACCCTGAACACGCATTCAATCCTGGAGTACAATACCGGTTTTGGCAACGAAAAACGAAAGATCGTGCTGCAGGGAGAAGCATTTTTCGATGTAACGGAAAATAAAAACATCCCGTTACAGGTGCTGGCCGGCCCGCTGTTGGTGGAGGTAAAGGGAACGGCATTTAATGTAAATGCATATAGGAACAGTCCGGAGGTAAGTGTGGTATTGCTGCGTGGTGCTGTGGAAGTATCCAGAAGGGGTGACCGCAGTGATAAGGTATTGTTAAAGCCCAATCAATGGTTACTGGCGCCCAACACTACGGCCGGGGCCATACAATTCCGGATTGACTCAGTGGGGCCGCAATGGGTGCAGCAGTTGCATTGGATGGAAGATTCCCTGGTGTTCAGAAAAGAACAATTGCAGCATATAGTTTTAAGGCTCGAAAAAAAATATAGAGTCTCCATTGAGATCAAAACGGAGGCGCTGAAAGAAAAACGGTTCAGTGGAATGTTTGTTCATGAAAGCCTGGCAGAAGGGCTCGATGCACTGAAAATGGCCTATCCTTTCCAATATAAGATTGAAGATAAAAAAGTAACGATCCGGTAA
- a CDS encoding RNA polymerase sigma-70 factor codes for MQATSIDFLFRQIGEGQKNAFDQLFHRYYERMVRFALQYVKQPEPAEELVSSVFINVWQRRERLPEVRTPEVYLFVSVRNACLNYLRQSAKLRTIHHAPVPDGAQSEDIGHTEYRELEAIVHAAIERLPVQRKMIFRLIREEGLKAKEVAEILSVSVRTVENQLYKAVKSLADTISEYLGYHPKEQRVTGRTLLLFF; via the coding sequence ATGCAAGCAACATCCATTGATTTTCTATTCCGGCAGATCGGTGAAGGGCAAAAGAATGCCTTCGACCAGTTGTTTCATCGCTACTACGAGCGGATGGTACGTTTTGCCCTGCAATATGTAAAGCAACCGGAGCCTGCAGAAGAACTGGTGTCTTCAGTTTTTATAAATGTCTGGCAAAGACGCGAACGGCTTCCTGAAGTGCGTACACCAGAAGTATACCTCTTTGTGTCTGTAAGAAACGCTTGTCTCAATTACCTGCGTCAATCTGCAAAATTGAGAACGATTCATCATGCGCCGGTACCAGATGGGGCGCAATCGGAGGATATTGGCCATACTGAGTACAGGGAGCTGGAAGCGATTGTTCATGCGGCCATAGAACGCCTGCCGGTTCAACGGAAAATGATTTTCCGGCTGATCCGGGAAGAAGGGTTAAAGGCAAAGGAAGTAGCGGAAATTCTTTCGGTTTCTGTCAGAACCGTTGAAAACCAGCTTTACAAGGCGGTGAAAAGCCTGGCCGACACAATCAGTGAATACCTGGGGTATCATCCGAAGGAACAGCGGGTAACCGGAAGAACGCTGTTATTATTTTTTTGA
- a CDS encoding MFS transporter, with amino-acid sequence MLLKEKKYYKWIVVALLWGVALLNYLDRQMLSTMRPSMQIDIAELQSATSFGHLMAVFLWIYGLMSPVSGIIADRLNRKWLIAGSLFVWSAVTLLMGVATSFNQLYGLRAVMGVSEALYIPAALSLIADYHSSKTRSLAVGIHMIGLYAGQAFGGFGATIAQAYSWQATFHAFGIAGICYAVVLILFLKEHRPAIEPASQIKTGTPPVSKTFKVLFSNLSFWILLLYFTVPSIPGWAVKNWLPTLFSDHLGMEMSAAGPRATITIAVSSLLGVLTGGLLSDRWVQKNLKGRVYISALGVLLTIPALLLLGYGRSLLPLTGAAFCFGFGFGMFDANNMPILCQLVAPKYRATAYGLMNMTSVLLGAWITDFLGKSVDAGHLRRDFALLSIIVLLALILQLTLLKPKTVDYRSGT; translated from the coding sequence ATGCTATTAAAAGAAAAAAAATATTACAAGTGGATCGTTGTTGCCTTGTTATGGGGCGTGGCCCTTCTCAACTATCTCGACCGGCAGATGCTTTCTACGATGCGGCCTTCGATGCAGATTGATATCGCAGAGCTGCAGAGCGCAACCAGTTTCGGCCACCTGATGGCCGTCTTTCTCTGGATTTATGGCTTGATGTCGCCGGTATCGGGCATTATCGCCGACCGGCTGAACCGGAAATGGCTGATTGCGGGAAGCTTGTTTGTTTGGTCGGCGGTTACCCTGCTGATGGGGGTGGCCACTTCATTTAACCAGTTGTATGGTCTGCGGGCCGTAATGGGCGTCAGTGAAGCCTTGTATATACCAGCTGCTTTGTCGCTGATTGCAGATTATCATTCTTCCAAAACGCGGTCATTGGCGGTGGGGATTCATATGATTGGACTGTATGCGGGGCAAGCTTTTGGAGGATTTGGGGCTACCATTGCCCAGGCGTATTCCTGGCAGGCTACCTTTCATGCTTTTGGGATTGCCGGAATCTGCTATGCTGTCGTATTGATCCTGTTTTTAAAAGAACACCGGCCGGCAATTGAGCCGGCATCGCAGATTAAAACGGGTACTCCACCAGTGTCGAAGACCTTTAAAGTACTTTTTTCAAACCTTTCATTTTGGATACTCCTATTGTACTTTACCGTGCCCAGTATTCCGGGATGGGCGGTGAAAAATTGGTTACCCACGCTTTTTTCTGATCACCTTGGTATGGAGATGAGCGCCGCGGGTCCCAGGGCTACCATCACGATTGCTGTTTCTTCGCTGCTGGGTGTGCTTACCGGCGGATTGCTGTCGGACCGGTGGGTGCAGAAAAATCTGAAAGGGCGTGTTTACATCAGTGCCCTGGGTGTACTGCTTACGATCCCGGCGTTATTGCTGCTGGGCTATGGACGCAGCCTGTTGCCGCTTACCGGCGCTGCATTCTGCTTCGGTTTTGGTTTTGGTATGTTTGATGCCAATAATATGCCCATTCTCTGCCAGCTGGTAGCGCCAAAATACCGGGCCACGGCCTATGGTCTTATGAATATGACCAGCGTATTGCTGGGCGCCTGGATTACGGATTTTTTGGGAAAATCGGTAGATGCAGGCCACCTGCGCCGCGACTTTGCGCTGCTCTCAATCATTGTACTGCTGGCGCTGATCCTGCAATTGACCCTGCTGAAACCCAAAACGGTTGACTACAGGAGCGGAACCTGA
- a CDS encoding kelch repeat-containing protein, with product MKNKLWLTLFIAIYMLFNPVAAQQFKVEHWKALPDSTGFAGSFAGLINDRLIVAGGSNFPGGGAPWLGSKKVWYDPVFLLETKTASWKKIGNLPRPLGYGVSVSLPEGLLCIGGSNAGGHRSEVLLLQLKNGILQTDTLQPLPQPLANTCGVLVRNKIYVAGGITAPDAKTTSSAFYELDLSKGVRAAQWKELPTWPGPSRMLGIAAAVGDFFYLFSGTELINGQRIYLRDAYRFSEQAGWAKIAALPWPVVAAPSPLMCDQQYIYLLGGDDGSNAGRELREAHPGFSTKMLEYNYRNDTWSVLPGIKKDRPLIPVTTTAVLWKDHWVIPGGEIKPGIRTPAVLGILKAK from the coding sequence ATGAAAAATAAACTCTGGCTAACATTATTCATAGCAATATATATGTTGTTCAATCCTGTAGCTGCACAACAGTTTAAAGTGGAACATTGGAAGGCATTGCCGGATTCAACCGGTTTTGCAGGTTCTTTTGCCGGGTTGATAAATGACCGGTTGATTGTAGCCGGAGGCAGTAATTTTCCTGGTGGCGGTGCGCCCTGGCTGGGATCAAAAAAGGTATGGTACGACCCGGTGTTCCTGTTAGAGACAAAAACGGCGAGCTGGAAAAAGATTGGCAACCTGCCCCGGCCTCTGGGTTACGGAGTATCTGTTTCATTGCCCGAAGGACTGCTTTGTATCGGCGGTAGTAACGCGGGTGGACATCGCTCTGAGGTGTTACTGCTGCAGCTCAAGAACGGAATACTGCAAACAGATACGCTGCAGCCACTGCCACAGCCGCTGGCAAATACCTGTGGTGTACTGGTGCGGAATAAGATCTATGTAGCTGGAGGCATTACAGCTCCTGATGCAAAGACCACCTCATCGGCTTTTTATGAACTGGATCTTTCGAAAGGGGTGCGTGCCGCCCAATGGAAAGAATTGCCCACCTGGCCAGGCCCATCACGTATGTTGGGGATAGCAGCGGCGGTTGGTGATTTTTTTTATTTGTTTAGCGGAACAGAACTGATAAACGGGCAACGAATATATCTTCGGGATGCATACCGTTTTTCAGAGCAAGCCGGCTGGGCGAAAATTGCTGCCCTTCCATGGCCGGTAGTGGCGGCTCCTTCGCCCCTGATGTGTGATCAGCAATATATCTATCTTTTGGGTGGCGATGATGGGAGCAATGCGGGGAGGGAGCTGCGCGAAGCACACCCCGGGTTTAGTACAAAAATGCTGGAATATAATTATCGGAATGATACCTGGTCCGTGTTACCCGGTATTAAAAAAGATAGGCCACTCATACCCGTAACTACCACGGCAGTTTTATGGAAAGACCATTGGGTAATTCCCGGAGGAGAAATAAAGCCGGGAATTCGTACACCCGCCGTACTCGGTATTTTAAAAGCTAAATAA
- a CDS encoding dihydrodipicolinate synthase family protein produces MKIKGIIAATFSTLKEDGSLDLDKVPLLVEQLITDGVQGIFICGTNGEGPNLTEEERMQIAEAYVKAVDKRILVFVHVGHNAIAVSRRLAKHAGDIGADAISSVAGFYFKPASVNNLVDCMAAIAEAAPGLPFYYYHIPAITGISVDMIRFLELAEERIPSFAGIKYTAATLQEYQSCLNYKNGKYDILFGYDELLLPALSVGAKGAIGSTYTFAAPLYNAVIRAFEQGDLEKARGLQWQAVQMISCLAEFGPIPTQKAIVSLKGLDLGPCRLPLMALDADQKKHVKQFLESIHFFENLDRIQQKDELTGNEK; encoded by the coding sequence ATGAAAATAAAAGGAATAATTGCAGCAACATTTAGCACACTGAAGGAAGATGGTTCATTAGACCTTGATAAGGTACCTTTACTGGTGGAGCAACTGATAACGGATGGAGTACAGGGCATATTTATTTGTGGCACCAACGGAGAAGGCCCCAACCTTACCGAGGAAGAGCGGATGCAAATAGCGGAAGCCTATGTGAAAGCGGTAGATAAACGCATACTGGTATTTGTGCATGTAGGACACAACGCCATAGCCGTATCGCGCCGCCTTGCAAAACATGCAGGCGATATCGGGGCCGACGCAATATCTTCTGTAGCCGGTTTTTATTTTAAGCCGGCATCCGTAAATAACCTGGTCGATTGTATGGCCGCCATCGCTGAAGCGGCACCGGGTCTTCCTTTCTACTATTATCATATTCCGGCTATTACAGGTATTTCCGTCGATATGATCCGGTTCCTGGAACTGGCAGAAGAACGGATACCCAGTTTCGCAGGAATAAAATATACTGCGGCAACATTACAGGAGTATCAAAGCTGCCTGAACTATAAAAATGGTAAATACGATATCCTTTTTGGGTATGATGAGTTGTTGTTGCCCGCACTTTCGGTAGGTGCAAAAGGCGCCATCGGAAGTACTTATACATTTGCAGCCCCGCTCTACAACGCCGTCATACGGGCGTTTGAACAGGGCGACCTGGAAAAGGCCCGGGGCTTGCAATGGCAGGCCGTGCAAATGATTTCCTGTTTGGCGGAGTTCGGACCGATACCCACGCAAAAGGCCATTGTAAGTTTGAAAGGGCTGGATTTAGGTCCCTGCCGGTTACCGTTAATGGCATTGGACGCGGATCAAAAAAAACACGTGAAGCAATTTCTTGAATCCATTCATTTTTTTGAAAACCTGGACCGGATTCAGCAAAAAGATGAACTGACAGGAAATGAAAAATAA
- a CDS encoding sialidase family protein codes for MKRYCKHGPVSSGLLTWTAFIGIMLLMGACSTRLQSGAVQTVTVFEPGVVYKSTRIPALVYTKQGSLLAFCEGRIGTASDWADMHLVMRRSTDGGKSWEPVIIIDSMKGGPAGNPTPIVGADGTIHLLYQRDYAEGFYTCSTDDGKTWSKSVNITATYNAFRSDYNWKVLAPGPGHGIQLKNGRLLSAVWLANSSRLTPRRSHSPSCVATIYSDDYGKTWERGAIIADSSLKISNPNESMPVQLSDGSVLMSIRNPSKQQRRAFSSSVTGTGGWTAAQFADDLFDPTCMAPIIALPTLKPQGKPALLFVNPDSRDIEKHPRRNLSAKLSFDEGASWSFNKVIDAGPSGYSDLAVDKKGTVYCLYESASKDRDFNYRLVLKKLPAKWFRKN; via the coding sequence ATGAAACGATACTGTAAACATGGTCCGGTAAGCAGCGGGCTGCTGACCTGGACAGCATTCATTGGCATCATGTTGCTTATGGGAGCCTGCAGTACGCGTTTGCAGTCCGGTGCTGTACAAACGGTAACCGTTTTTGAGCCGGGTGTGGTATATAAATCAACCCGTATACCGGCGCTGGTGTATACCAAGCAGGGATCACTGCTGGCTTTTTGTGAAGGTCGTATAGGTACGGCAAGCGATTGGGCGGATATGCACCTGGTGATGCGTCGCAGCACGGATGGAGGAAAGAGTTGGGAGCCGGTCATCATTATTGATTCCATGAAGGGCGGTCCGGCCGGTAATCCAACACCTATCGTTGGCGCGGATGGAACCATTCATCTGTTATATCAGCGCGATTATGCAGAAGGGTTTTACACGTGCTCAACGGATGACGGAAAAACCTGGTCAAAATCTGTAAATATTACAGCCACTTACAATGCTTTCCGGTCGGATTATAACTGGAAGGTACTGGCACCGGGGCCGGGGCACGGCATTCAGCTGAAAAACGGTCGGTTGCTGAGTGCGGTATGGTTGGCTAATTCGTCCCGGTTAACACCAAGGAGAAGTCATTCCCCGTCTTGTGTAGCTACGATTTACAGTGATGACTATGGTAAGACCTGGGAGCGGGGCGCGATTATTGCTGATAGTTCCCTGAAGATCAGCAATCCCAATGAAAGTATGCCGGTACAGTTGTCGGACGGATCTGTGTTGATGAGTATCCGGAATCCGTCGAAACAACAACGAAGAGCGTTTAGCAGTAGTGTCACCGGCACCGGAGGCTGGACCGCAGCGCAATTTGCTGATGATTTATTTGATCCCACCTGTATGGCGCCCATTATTGCCCTGCCAACACTAAAGCCGCAGGGAAAGCCGGCATTATTGTTTGTAAACCCGGACAGCAGGGATATTGAAAAGCATCCACGCAGAAATCTTTCCGCAAAGCTATCCTTTGATGAAGGGGCTAGCTGGAGTTTTAATAAGGTGATTGATGCAGGCCCTTCCGGTTATAGCGATCTGGCCGTAGATAAAAAAGGGACGGTCTATTGCTTGTATGAGTCAGCCTCAAAAGACCGTGATTTTAATTACCGGTTGGTGCTGAAAAAGTTACCGGCGAAATGGTTTCGGAAAAACTAG